A single Pseudoalteromonas phenolica DNA region contains:
- a CDS encoding alanine/glycine:cation symporter family protein, translating into MADILNFISGLLWGHVLIYLLIAAGLFFTFRLGFIQFRQFPYMVKVMANSRQGSDSGISSFQAFCTSLAARVGTGNMAGVAVALYLGGAGAIFWMWLIALIGMATSFAESALAQLYKTKDEDGNFRGGPAYYMEYGLGKRWMGVLFSLCLILAFGLVFNAVQANSITAAFEVAFDIPKHIMGVLLVIGSGFIIFGGLKTISRFAELVVPFMALAYLAVALYVCAINFELLPAVFKQIIYSAFGIEQAGAGAIGYAVMQAMIQGIKRGLFSNEAGMGSAANAAATATPNPNHPASQGYVQMLGVFVDTIIICSATAALILLSNQLVPESGVTGIALTQAALVQHVGDWGAIFIAIAILFFAFTSIVANYSYAETNLMFLEHNHKHGMLIFRLCVLGMVMFGSVSELGLIWTMADVSMGMMAIVNVAALFMLSGAVIWLYKDYINQLKQGKVPVFDPNSNEKIKATLPKGIWTK; encoded by the coding sequence ATGGCTGATATTTTAAACTTTATTAGTGGATTGCTATGGGGACATGTCCTTATATATCTATTAATAGCAGCAGGTTTATTTTTTACCTTCCGTTTGGGCTTCATTCAATTTAGACAATTTCCTTATATGGTTAAGGTTATGGCTAATAGTAGACAAGGTTCTGATTCGGGCATTTCTTCATTTCAGGCTTTTTGTACTTCATTAGCTGCACGTGTTGGAACAGGTAATATGGCTGGTGTTGCTGTTGCACTCTATTTAGGGGGGGCTGGAGCAATTTTTTGGATGTGGTTAATTGCACTTATAGGTATGGCAACCAGTTTCGCCGAAAGTGCGCTCGCACAGCTATATAAAACGAAAGATGAAGATGGAAACTTTCGAGGTGGTCCTGCTTATTATATGGAGTATGGTTTAGGTAAGCGTTGGATGGGTGTGCTTTTCTCTTTATGTCTTATATTAGCATTTGGACTTGTATTCAATGCAGTGCAAGCAAACTCTATTACAGCCGCATTTGAAGTTGCCTTTGATATTCCAAAACACATTATGGGTGTTTTACTCGTTATCGGCTCAGGTTTTATTATTTTCGGTGGCCTAAAAACCATATCCCGTTTTGCTGAATTAGTTGTTCCTTTTATGGCCTTAGCTTATTTAGCCGTTGCATTATATGTATGTGCTATTAATTTTGAGCTTTTGCCAGCGGTATTCAAGCAAATCATTTATAGTGCTTTTGGTATTGAACAAGCTGGAGCAGGAGCAATTGGTTATGCTGTTATGCAGGCAATGATCCAAGGTATTAAGCGTGGACTCTTTTCTAATGAAGCAGGTATGGGTAGTGCCGCTAATGCTGCTGCTACAGCAACACCCAATCCAAACCACCCTGCATCTCAAGGCTATGTTCAGATGCTTGGTGTGTTTGTTGATACTATTATTATATGTTCTGCAACTGCCGCACTTATTCTTTTATCAAATCAACTAGTCCCTGAGTCTGGTGTTACTGGTATTGCTTTGACACAAGCCGCTCTAGTACAGCATGTTGGCGATTGGGGTGCTATTTTCATTGCAATTGCCATTTTATTCTTTGCATTTACGTCTATCGTGGCTAATTACTCATATGCTGAAACTAATTTAATGTTCTTAGAACACAACCATAAACATGGCATGCTAATTTTTAGATTATGTGTACTTGGTATGGTGATGTTTGGTTCTGTCAGTGAACTGGGTTTAATTTGGACTATGGCTGATGTATCAATGGGCATGATGGCGATTGTGAACGTAGCAGCCCTATTCATGCTATCAGGTGCTGTCATCTGGCTTTATAAAGATTACATAAATCAGCTTAAACAAGGTAAAGTTCCTGTGTTTGACCCTAATAGTAATGAAAAAATTAAAGCTACATTACCTAAAGGTATATGGACTAAATAA
- a CDS encoding DUF1707 SHOCT-like domain-containing protein, whose translation MSVVLEDRPIEQVREEVIDNLIYNYSHGVISAEAFERRLDKAMSTQVHAEIVALTADLTMQADEKYTAQKDASLNINYGQKSAGDKLDIKTVLGNSTRTGKWAVPKEINLLNVLGSTTLDFSDAVFEHQEVTVNVNCILGSEKILIPEGVNVICEAFCILGNVENKAPSIAPKQAPTIKIKGKLWLGSIDVEIKRTIKEKFVSFANELKSLFDDGSYGKYK comes from the coding sequence ATGAGCGTCGTATTAGAAGATAGACCTATTGAACAAGTTAGAGAAGAAGTTATAGACAACCTAATTTACAACTATAGCCATGGTGTTATTTCCGCAGAGGCATTTGAAAGACGTTTAGACAAAGCGATGAGTACACAGGTTCACGCTGAAATCGTCGCCCTAACAGCAGATCTTACTATGCAAGCTGACGAGAAGTATACGGCGCAAAAAGATGCGAGCCTGAATATTAATTACGGACAAAAGTCTGCAGGTGACAAGCTAGATATTAAAACGGTTTTAGGAAACAGCACTCGAACAGGCAAATGGGCGGTACCAAAAGAAATTAACTTATTGAATGTGTTGGGTTCTACAACCTTAGACTTTTCCGATGCTGTATTTGAGCATCAAGAAGTCACAGTAAATGTAAATTGCATACTGGGTTCAGAGAAAATTTTAATCCCTGAAGGTGTAAATGTGATCTGCGAGGCTTTTTGCATTCTTGGTAACGTAGAAAATAAAGCGCCGTCAATTGCGCCGAAACAAGCACCGACTATAAAGATTAAAGGCAAACTGTGGTTAGGTTCAATTGACGTTGAAATTAAGCGCACGATTAAAGAAAAGTTTGTGAGCTTTGCCAATGAACTCAAGTCATTATTTGATGATGGCAGTTATGGTAAATATAAATAA
- a CDS encoding ABC transporter ATP-binding protein, with product MSSVIKVTNLSKSFGSKAALKNVSFEIEQGKTTALIGPNGAGKTTLFSILCGYLEPDSGQVDILGQQLGEPKLFSKLSALPQDAQLDPRFSLEKQLCFYSRLQGLSKPAAIKETHRVLELVGLKDNVNSRVSELSHGMRKRVCIAQALIDKPEIILLDEATAGLDPVNAREIRNIISDLSDQATFILSSHDLSELERLCSHILYLDQGELSEHKTRNYQGEHNYLTLQLINEPHQALDYLKQLQDVTHVQQTQSKEFVIEYKAENKQFDVHLLKYCHKLNWQYRQLINGNTLENELFNKE from the coding sequence ATGAGTTCAGTAATAAAAGTAACAAATTTAAGTAAAAGCTTTGGATCAAAAGCCGCTTTAAAGAATGTGTCTTTTGAGATTGAACAAGGTAAAACAACGGCGCTTATAGGACCTAATGGTGCTGGTAAAACCACTCTCTTTAGTATTTTGTGCGGTTATCTAGAGCCAGACTCAGGACAAGTTGATATTTTGGGTCAGCAACTCGGAGAGCCGAAACTTTTCAGTAAACTTTCAGCCTTGCCGCAGGATGCTCAGTTAGATCCAAGGTTTTCACTAGAAAAACAACTTTGTTTTTATAGTAGGCTTCAAGGGTTATCAAAACCTGCCGCTATAAAAGAAACACACAGAGTACTTGAATTAGTCGGACTAAAAGATAACGTCAACTCAAGAGTTTCTGAGCTGTCTCACGGGATGAGAAAAAGAGTTTGTATTGCTCAGGCATTAATTGATAAACCAGAAATCATTCTTCTTGATGAAGCAACAGCAGGCTTAGACCCAGTAAATGCAAGAGAGATCAGAAATATAATTTCTGATTTAAGTGATCAGGCTACATTTATATTAAGTTCACACGATCTAAGTGAATTAGAAAGGCTTTGTTCACATATTTTGTATTTAGATCAAGGCGAGCTTTCTGAACACAAGACCCGTAACTATCAAGGTGAGCATAATTATTTAACATTGCAACTTATCAACGAACCTCATCAAGCGCTTGATTACTTAAAGCAATTGCAGGACGTCACACACGTTCAGCAGACTCAAAGCAAAGAGTTTGTCATTGAGTACAAAGCTGAAAATAAGCAATTTGATGTACATTTACTAAAATATTGTCATAAACTGAATTGGCAATACCGACAATTAATTAATGGTAACACGTTAGAAAACGAGTTATTTAATAAGGAGTAA
- a CDS encoding DUF417 family protein → MKKLYCSTKVALLLVGLSSLLMSTSMLLMGSHRHIEKTVNFFGLNSLLSYELANMLAALCFSLLALFSILSMYFEKTKPALASLLIVVSSVPLLSLFSTGMWIESMGGFPVIGAGQGVIKYFALLSIGICLLNPKLSQHAMQWIAIFPVLVVLVWIGGMKFTLIEAQGIEDLLQTSPFMSWMYSVWDLQTASNLIGVYDLLAVVLLIAAIYNKKVLWIGVLMSLAVFVMTQTFLATTPGAVTTSTILSTTGHFLIKDLWFIANLIFFLKFTEQKV, encoded by the coding sequence ATGAAAAAGTTGTATTGCAGTACCAAGGTGGCGCTTTTACTCGTTGGATTATCAAGTTTATTGATGAGCACGAGTATGTTACTGATGGGTAGTCATAGGCATATCGAAAAAACTGTCAATTTTTTTGGCTTAAACTCACTCCTAAGTTATGAACTTGCTAACATGTTGGCTGCTTTATGCTTTTCTTTACTTGCTTTATTTTCGATACTATCTATGTACTTTGAAAAAACTAAACCAGCCTTAGCATCCCTACTTATTGTTGTATCTTCTGTACCATTATTGAGCCTTTTTTCGACGGGTATGTGGATTGAAAGTATGGGCGGGTTTCCTGTAATCGGAGCAGGTCAAGGTGTAATCAAGTATTTTGCGCTTCTCTCAATTGGCATTTGTCTACTTAATCCAAAACTGTCTCAGCATGCAATGCAGTGGATAGCGATATTCCCAGTTTTGGTGGTACTCGTTTGGATCGGGGGTATGAAGTTTACCTTGATAGAAGCTCAAGGTATCGAAGACCTATTACAAACTTCACCATTTATGTCTTGGATGTATAGTGTTTGGGATTTACAAACTGCCTCGAATTTAATTGGTGTTTATGATTTGTTAGCTGTCGTACTTTTAATTGCAGCCATATATAACAAAAAAGTACTTTGGATTGGCGTATTAATGTCACTTGCAGTTTTTGTCATGACACAAACATTTTTAGCTACAACCCCAGGCGCAGTTACGACATCAACTATTTTATCTACTACTGGCCACTTTTTAATTAAAGATTTATGGTTTATTGCGAATTTGATTTTCTTTTTAAAGTTTACCGAACAAAAAGTATGA
- a CDS encoding GntR family transcriptional regulator, producing the protein MSIEHKTRTQLVAEAIREKILSGEIKAGDPLRQAALAEELNVSRIPVREALLQLEAEGLVNFEAHKGATATQLSADQIDEIFDLRALLEAELLSHSIQKLTPRDLLEAEAILYDLEEAVERGDTQLATGKLNAEFHGKLYCKAERPQTAELVDMYSKNSERYVRMHILLAGGFATAPEEHRTLLDLCKQKDIDAACTFLKKHILSAKEDIKELLIKMEQE; encoded by the coding sequence ATGAGCATAGAGCATAAGACAAGAACTCAACTTGTTGCAGAAGCAATCAGAGAGAAAATACTTTCTGGTGAAATCAAAGCTGGTGATCCATTAAGGCAAGCTGCTTTAGCAGAAGAATTGAATGTCAGCAGAATACCTGTTCGAGAGGCATTGTTACAATTAGAAGCTGAAGGTCTTGTTAATTTCGAGGCTCATAAAGGTGCGACAGCGACACAATTAAGTGCAGATCAAATCGATGAAATATTTGATTTACGTGCTTTGTTAGAAGCCGAGCTATTAAGTCACTCTATTCAGAAGCTTACACCTCGAGATTTATTAGAAGCAGAAGCCATTTTGTATGACTTGGAAGAAGCTGTTGAACGAGGTGACACACAACTAGCTACTGGTAAGTTGAATGCTGAGTTTCACGGAAAACTATATTGTAAAGCTGAACGACCGCAAACTGCTGAACTTGTTGATATGTATAGTAAGAACTCTGAACGTTATGTTCGTATGCATATTTTACTGGCGGGTGGTTTTGCAACGGCGCCTGAAGAGCACCGTACATTGTTAGACTTATGTAAGCAAAAAGACATAGATGCCGCGTGCACTTTCTTGAAAAAACATATTCTAAGCGCCAAAGAAGACATTAAAGAACTTCTTATTAAGATGGAACAAGAGTAG
- a CDS encoding PH domain-containing protein, with translation MGLLSGLLGNASEADSGKTEELLADSLIEGEVIEKAYQVIRDMFVFTNRRLILVDKQGVTGSKMEILTIPYNKITKFSKESAGHFDMDAELKLWIGSETEPLVKEFKAGDNINEVYRIISKYTL, from the coding sequence ATGGGTTTATTAAGTGGATTGTTAGGAAATGCAAGTGAAGCTGATAGTGGTAAAACAGAAGAGTTACTTGCAGATAGCCTAATTGAAGGTGAAGTAATAGAGAAAGCTTATCAAGTGATTCGTGACATGTTTGTTTTCACTAATAGACGTTTAATATTAGTTGATAAACAAGGGGTAACAGGTTCTAAAATGGAAATATTAACTATCCCATACAACAAGATCACTAAATTTAGTAAAGAGTCTGCTGGTCATTTTGACATGGATGCCGAACTGAAACTATGGATTGGTTCTGAGACTGAACCACTTGTTAAAGAATTTAAAGCCGGAGACAATATCAACGAAGTGTACAGAATAATAAGTAAGTATACATTGTAA
- a CDS encoding alkaline phosphatase family protein, with translation MIKTLFYCVLLLIAIPSIAKQQTVILISLDGFRWDYIEKHNAQNIKRIADSGVRATKMWPVYPSKTFPNHISIITGLLPVNHGIIDNKFCDKQRGDCYKMGKGQGDSTWLNGIPLWNLAKMQGLKSAAYFWPESDARFNGMTPDYYYHYSKHSDYLTRIDQMVEWLKLPKEQRPSFVAGYFSLVDSMGHDFGPDSKEVYDAVQKMDKLIGQFDERLKKLSHDVNLVLVADHGMSALKKDKTISINSLNIPKAWTVKNTGPRVLIYSGDSSIEDVNRAKQKLRLIANNRYSVLDDTTLKQRHYHGTPRIPDIILETKAPSVFSFDGELDYKGTHGFANTDDMAAMFVATGPAFKKGYEIAEMSNLEIYPTIAKILGLELIRNVDSDGETLLKALNE, from the coding sequence ATGATCAAAACACTTTTTTATTGTGTCCTATTGCTTATAGCCATACCCAGTATCGCAAAGCAACAAACTGTCATTCTTATCTCACTTGATGGTTTTCGGTGGGATTATATTGAAAAACATAACGCTCAAAATATTAAACGCATCGCTGATAGCGGTGTTCGAGCCACTAAAATGTGGCCTGTATATCCAAGTAAAACCTTTCCAAATCATATATCCATAATTACCGGCTTACTACCGGTCAATCACGGTATTATCGACAATAAGTTCTGTGATAAACAAAGAGGTGATTGTTATAAGATGGGTAAAGGGCAAGGTGATAGTACTTGGCTCAATGGAATACCTTTATGGAATCTGGCAAAAATGCAAGGGCTCAAATCAGCTGCCTATTTCTGGCCTGAATCTGATGCGCGTTTTAATGGCATGACCCCTGACTATTACTATCATTACTCTAAACATAGTGATTACCTAACGCGTATCGATCAAATGGTTGAGTGGTTAAAGTTACCAAAAGAACAAAGACCAAGTTTTGTTGCAGGGTATTTTTCATTAGTCGATAGTATGGGCCATGACTTTGGACCTGATAGCAAAGAAGTCTATGATGCCGTGCAAAAAATGGATAAGCTAATCGGGCAGTTTGATGAGCGCTTAAAAAAGCTTTCTCATGATGTGAACTTAGTGCTGGTGGCAGATCATGGTATGTCTGCATTAAAAAAAGACAAAACAATCTCGATTAACAGCCTGAATATTCCAAAAGCTTGGACGGTTAAGAATACAGGTCCAAGAGTACTTATTTATTCTGGTGATTCATCAATTGAAGACGTTAATAGAGCAAAACAAAAACTCCGTCTTATTGCAAATAATCGTTACTCAGTGCTAGATGATACAACTTTAAAGCAACGTCATTACCATGGCACTCCAAGGATCCCAGATATTATCTTAGAAACCAAAGCACCGAGTGTTTTTAGTTTTGATGGCGAACTTGATTATAAAGGTACTCATGGCTTTGCAAATACAGATGATATGGCTGCCATGTTTGTAGCAACCGGACCTGCTTTTAAAAAAGGTTATGAGATCGCCGAAATGAGTAATTTAGAAATTTATCCAACAATAGCTAAAATTTTGGGCTTAGAGCTTATACGAAATGTAGATTCAGACGGAGAAACGTTACTTAAAGCACTAAACGAATGA
- a CDS encoding S9 family peptidase, translated as MKRFFPHALSIISLAVLAGCNNDNNTQSQQSTVQVQEQTVTAPIAKKIPHEMEIHGHKRVDNYYWMRDDERKDPEIIAHLEAENAYTAAQLSNTEKLQQTLFEELKSRIQKDDNSVPTKRGNYFYSSEMRGDNEYPIFVRSSDFKGTDKQVLLDVNELAKGHEYYSASGLSASPNDQLLAYGEDTVSRRIYTIQVKDLKTGKLLDDKIEGAQASVVWANDNEHFYYVKKDPQTLLGYQVYRHKLGTPQSSDELIYEEADNTYYTYIGKTKDGSNVVIYHSSTESSGMSFIDANDSKAKAVRFIPREKGLEYSVSKHKDTYYILTNLNAVNFKLMQVNEKDLGDKSKWQEVIAHRPEVKLEGVELFDNHLVYQEREMGQVKVIVRSLKNGSEKALKFNDDAFAAYLYGNNELDNDSIRIYYTSMTTPGTHYDFNLESGEPSILKQNKVLGDFKVENYASERIFVTARDGVKVPVSLVYRKDKFKKDGTNPLYQYGYGSYGATMDPSFSSNRLSLLDRGFVFAIAHIRGSQMLGRPWYEDGKKLTKQNTFNDFVDVTKQLVEQGYANKDQVYAVGGSAGGLLMGAVINQAPDLYKGIAAHVPFVDVVTTMLDESIPLTTGEYDEWGNPNDKAYYDYMLSYSPYDQVKKQDYPHILVTTGLHDSQVQYFEPAKWVAKLRDYKTNDNKLLFKVDMEAGHGGASGRFKRLHDTALEYAFFLDLAGKNNL; from the coding sequence ATGAAACGGTTTTTTCCTCATGCTTTAAGCATCATTTCACTCGCTGTTTTAGCTGGCTGTAATAACGACAATAATACGCAAAGTCAGCAATCTACTGTACAAGTGCAAGAACAAACAGTTACAGCTCCCATCGCCAAAAAAATACCACACGAAATGGAAATACACGGCCATAAACGTGTCGATAATTACTACTGGATGCGTGATGACGAGCGAAAAGATCCTGAAATCATTGCTCACTTAGAAGCCGAGAATGCGTACACTGCCGCGCAACTTAGTAACACCGAAAAACTTCAACAAACACTGTTTGAAGAACTTAAATCTCGGATCCAAAAAGACGATAATTCTGTACCGACAAAACGCGGGAATTATTTCTACTCATCAGAGATGCGTGGCGATAATGAATACCCAATCTTTGTACGCAGTTCTGATTTCAAAGGTACTGACAAACAAGTGCTGCTTGACGTTAACGAGCTTGCAAAAGGTCATGAATATTATAGTGCATCGGGCTTGTCTGCGAGTCCAAACGACCAGCTTCTAGCCTATGGTGAAGACACAGTCAGTCGCAGAATTTATACTATTCAGGTCAAAGACCTAAAAACAGGCAAGCTTTTAGACGATAAAATTGAAGGCGCGCAAGCGAGTGTTGTGTGGGCTAACGATAATGAACATTTCTACTATGTTAAAAAAGATCCGCAAACCCTTCTAGGTTATCAAGTATATCGTCATAAGCTTGGCACACCACAATCTTCTGACGAACTAATATATGAAGAAGCGGATAACACTTATTACACTTACATAGGTAAAACAAAAGACGGGTCAAATGTTGTCATTTATCATTCAAGTACCGAATCTTCTGGCATGTCTTTTATAGACGCAAATGATAGTAAAGCTAAGGCTGTTCGTTTTATTCCTAGAGAAAAAGGCCTTGAATACAGCGTATCAAAACATAAAGACACCTATTATATTTTAACCAACTTAAATGCGGTTAACTTCAAATTAATGCAAGTTAACGAAAAAGATTTAGGTGACAAATCTAAATGGCAAGAAGTCATTGCACATCGCCCTGAGGTAAAACTAGAAGGGGTTGAGCTTTTCGATAACCACCTTGTTTATCAAGAACGAGAAATGGGTCAGGTAAAAGTAATAGTTCGCTCACTAAAGAATGGCAGTGAAAAAGCGCTTAAGTTCAACGATGATGCATTTGCAGCATACCTTTATGGTAATAACGAGTTAGACAATGACTCAATTCGTATTTACTACACAAGCATGACAACACCAGGTACTCACTATGACTTTAATCTAGAGTCAGGTGAACCAAGTATTCTTAAGCAAAATAAAGTTCTGGGTGATTTCAAAGTTGAAAATTACGCTTCAGAACGTATTTTTGTTACAGCAAGAGACGGCGTTAAAGTGCCTGTTTCTCTTGTTTACCGCAAAGACAAATTTAAAAAAGATGGCACAAATCCATTATACCAATACGGTTATGGTTCTTACGGCGCAACAATGGATCCAAGCTTCTCAAGCAATCGACTTAGCTTATTAGACCGCGGTTTTGTTTTCGCAATTGCCCATATCCGTGGTTCACAAATGCTAGGCCGTCCATGGTATGAAGATGGTAAAAAGCTAACCAAGCAAAATACGTTTAATGATTTTGTTGATGTAACAAAACAACTTGTTGAGCAAGGTTATGCTAACAAAGATCAAGTCTACGCAGTAGGTGGCAGTGCTGGCGGTCTCTTAATGGGTGCGGTGATCAACCAAGCGCCTGACTTATATAAAGGCATTGCGGCACATGTTCCATTTGTCGACGTTGTTACAACTATGCTCGACGAAAGTATTCCACTTACAACTGGTGAATATGACGAATGGGGTAATCCAAATGACAAAGCTTATTACGATTACATGTTAAGTTACTCACCTTATGACCAGGTTAAAAAACAAGATTACCCGCATATTCTTGTTACGACTGGTCTGCACGATTCTCAAGTTCAGTACTTTGAGCCTGCAAAGTGGGTAGCAAAACTGCGCGACTATAAAACAAACGACAACAAGTTGTTGTTCAAAGTAGACATGGAAGCAGGACACGGTGGTGCATCAGGTCGCTTCAAGCGTTTACACGACACAGCGTTAGAGTATGCATTCTTCCTAGATTTAGCGGGAAAAAATAACTTATAA